A DNA window from Rhodococcus sp. Z13 contains the following coding sequences:
- a CDS encoding acyl-CoA thioesterase, with the protein MSKRQPTSPAAPPQPEQFPVLWPMQTRWADNDHYGHVNNVTYYSYFDSAVNGWLMSTTGVDIRELEAIGVVAETSCRYLAELSFPDRLQVGLAVDRLGTQSITYSLAIFRESGDSLIPAATGRFVHVYVDPTTRRPVPIPDQIRKAAAQLVTSPPSTT; encoded by the coding sequence GTGAGCAAGCGCCAACCGACGAGCCCCGCCGCCCCGCCCCAGCCGGAGCAGTTCCCGGTGCTGTGGCCGATGCAGACGCGCTGGGCCGACAACGACCACTACGGACACGTCAACAACGTCACGTACTACTCGTACTTCGACTCGGCGGTCAACGGCTGGCTCATGTCCACCACCGGCGTCGACATCCGTGAACTCGAGGCGATCGGTGTGGTGGCCGAGACCTCCTGCCGCTATCTCGCCGAGTTGTCCTTTCCCGACCGGCTGCAGGTGGGCCTGGCGGTGGATCGCCTGGGCACGCAGTCGATCACCTATTCGCTCGCGATCTTCCGGGAATCGGGCGATTCCCTGATCCCCGCCGCGACCGGCCGGTTCGTCCACGTCTACGTCGACCCGACCACCCGGCGGCCCGTCCCGATCCCCGATCAGATCCGCAAGGCCGCCGCGCAGCTCGTCACGTCCCCGCCGTCGACCACCTAG
- a CDS encoding Lrp/AsnC family transcriptional regulator encodes MTSLDATDARLLLELARTPRATGVELSQRLGLSRNTVQARLARWEAEGLLASFERRVDPVVLGYPLAAYVATRVDQHRLDEVVDALARIPEVTEVYGLTGPIDLSIKVVARDADDLYRLAGRILEIEGVERTDMSLVMQELVPQRTVPLLERAAKRR; translated from the coding sequence ATGACCAGTCTGGACGCGACCGACGCCCGTCTGCTGCTCGAACTCGCCCGCACTCCGCGGGCCACCGGCGTCGAACTGTCGCAGCGGCTCGGGCTGTCCCGCAACACCGTTCAGGCGCGACTCGCGCGCTGGGAGGCCGAAGGACTGCTGGCGTCGTTCGAGCGCCGCGTGGACCCCGTCGTTCTCGGTTATCCGCTCGCCGCCTACGTGGCCACCCGGGTCGACCAGCACCGCCTCGACGAGGTCGTCGACGCGCTCGCGCGGATCCCCGAAGTCACCGAGGTGTACGGCCTGACCGGCCCGATCGACCTGTCGATCAAGGTGGTCGCGCGCGACGCCGACGACCTCTACCGGCTGGCCGGGCGCATCCTCGAGATCGAGGGTGTCGAACGCACCGACATGTCGCTCGTCATGCAGGAGCTCGTCCCGCAGCGCACCGTACCGCTCCTCGAGCGTGCCGCGAAGCGCCGTTGA